The proteins below are encoded in one region of Cucurbita pepo subsp. pepo cultivar mu-cu-16 chromosome LG10, ASM280686v2, whole genome shotgun sequence:
- the LOC111803093 gene encoding uncharacterized protein LOC111803093: MSSIVSKLPAKALVRRLTVASRPLLVRSLSTVSEERTQKLERIADEMLDLTKIERHDYAILFRLKMGLNKYGPAVSGISAPGSAAAGSASAVAKEAEKTVFDIKLEKFDAAAKIKIIKEVRTFTDLGLKEAKDLVEKVPVVLKKGVTKDQGNPIIEKLKELGATAVLE, from the coding sequence ATGTCATCAATTGTCTCTAAACTTCCGGCCAAAGCTTTAGTGAGACGTCTCACTGTCGCTTCAAGACCATTGCTAGTTCGCTCCCTCAGCACCGTCTCCGAGGAACGAACCCAGAAACTCGAGAGGATCGCCGATGAGATGCTCGACCTTACTAAAATCGAACGGCATGACTATGCCATCCTCTTCCGGTTGAAAATGGGGTTAAACAAGTACGGGCCTGCAGTTTCTGGGATAAGTGCACCAGGTTCAGCCGCCGCTGGATCTGCCTCTGCCGTAGCAAAGGAGGCTGAGAAAACCGTGTTTGATATAAAGCTCGAGAAATTTGATGCGGCGGCGAAGATCAAGATCATAAAGGAGGTAAGAACGTTCACTGATTTGGGTCTGAAGGAGGCTAAGGATTTGGTGGAGAAGGTGCCCGTGGTGCTCAAGAAGGGAGTAACGAAGGATCAGGGAAACCCAATTATTGAAAAGCTTAAGGAATTGGGAGCTACTGCGGTACTGGAATGA
- the LOC111803092 gene encoding pentatricopeptide repeat-containing protein At5g67570, chloroplastic, with the protein MEALSTNASVPSPKFEPDIEKIKRTLLQKGVHPTPKIVRSLCKKEIQKHNRKLKRLAERQDAQSPPLSESQKQLIEEETHFLTLRSEYKEFSKAIEARPAGGLMVGRPWERLERVNLKELTGFRTEYNRDNLKKESLRELRKLFEARKLEELQWVLDDDVELKEEWLGSENGQSDAVKRRRGDGEVIRFLVDRLSSRPISMRDWKFSRMMIQSGLQFNEGQLLKILDALGAKGCWKQALSVVEWVYNLKSHSHSKSRFVYTKLLAVLGKARKPQEALQIFNLMRGDGQIYPDMAAYHSIAVTLGQAGLLKQLLKIIECMRQQPSKKVRNMCRKYWDPAVEPDLVIYNAILNACIPTLEWKSVYWVFTQLRKNGLKPNGATYGLSMEVMLKSGKYEQVHMLFTKMKNSGSTLKANTYRVLVKAFWEEGNVSGAIEAVRDMEQRGVVGSASVYYELACCLCYHGRWQDALVEVEKMKTLSHMKPLVVTFTGMILSSFDGGHIDDCISIFEYMKQKCAPNIGTINTMLKVFGRNDMFSKAKDLYEEIKRKADHSSQSSAVSSIVPDQYTYDSMLQAAASAQQWEYFENVYREMALSGYRLDQSKHAMLLVEASRAGKWYLLDHAFDTILEAGQIPHPLLFTELILQLTTQDNYEQAVTLVRTMSYAPFQVSERQWTEVFEGNTDRICWNNLKKLSDALSDCDASEATVSNLSRSLQPLCKRGIPENTSQSIVSDHDTTDGLQLPGSENMENMKLHLDHVTDCCEGSLDIIPVNHASLNCDSKMPPWSLSLSDGVLETGKFSDRSNNERSTFDLRDDSEDDEEELSMLLDGFDDPYDSNLPSVDEILKTWKEERKNDGLYLHP; encoded by the exons ATGGAAGCTTTGAGCACAAATGCATCAGTTCCTTCCCCGAAGTTTGAACCTGATATCGAGAAAATTAAGCGAACGCTCCTCCAGAAGGGTGTCCATCCCACTCCCAAAATCGTCCGCTCACTCTGCAAGAAAGAAATTCAGAAGCACAATCGCAAACTCAAGCGACTGGCTGAACGACAAGACGCTCAGTCGCCACCCCTTTCTGAGTCCCAGAAGCAGCTAATCGAGGAGGAAACTCATTTTCTGACGTTGAGAAGCGAGTACAAGGAGTTCTCGAAGGCCATTGAGGCTAGACCAGCCGGTGGCTTGATGGTCGGAAGGCCTTGGGAGAGACTGGAAAGAGTTAACCTTAAAGAGCTTACCGGTTTTAGAACGGAGTACAATCGGGATAATCTGAAGAAGGAGAGTTTGAGAGAATTGAGGAAACTGTTTGAGGCTCGTAAGCTCGAGGAATTGCAATGGGTTTTAGACGACGATGTGGAACTGAAGGAAGAGTGGTTGGGTAGTGAAAATGGTCAATCTGACGCCGTGAAACGGAGGCGCGGCGACGGAGAGGTTATTCGGTTCCTTGTTGATAG GCTTAGTTCGAGACCAATTTCCATGAGAGATTGGAAATTCTCAAGGATGATGATACAGTCAGGATTGCAGTTTAATGAAGGTCAActacttaaaattttggatgCTCTTGGTGCCAAGGGATGCTGGAAACAGGCCTTATCAGTGGTTGAGTGGGTGTACAATCTTAAAAGTCACAGCCATTCTAAAAGCAG GTTTGTCTATACAAAACTTTTAGCTGTTCTTGGGAAGGCAAGGAAACCTCAGGAAGCCCTTcagatatttaatttgatgagA GGAGATGGCCAGATATATCCTGATATGGCTGCATATCACAGTATAGCTGTGACGCTGGGTCAAGCTGGTCTCTTGAAACAATTGctgaaaattattgaatgcATGAGGCAGCAACCGTCTAAAAAAGTTAGGAACATGTGCCGTAAATATTGGGATCCTGCAGTTGAACCTGACCTTGTTATATATAACGCT ATTTTGAACGCATGCATTCCCACCCTTGAGTGGAAAAGTGTCTACTGGGTGTTCACACAATTGAGAAAGAATGGTTTAAAACCTAATGGAGCAACATATGGACTTTCTATGGAG GTTATGCTGAAATCTGGTAAGTATGAGCAAGTTCACATGCTCtttacaaaaatgaagaatagtGGATCAACACTGAAGGCAAATACTTACAGAG TTCTTGTCAAAGCTTTTTGGGAGGAAGGAAATGTCAGTGGAGCTATTGAGGCAGTCAGGGACATGGAACAAAGAGGAGTAGTTGGATCTGCCAGTGTCTATTATGAACTAGCTTGTTGTCTATGCTACCATGGGAGGTGGCAAGATGCATTAGTAGAG gtggaaaaaatgaaaacactATCACACATGAAACCTTTGGTGGTGACCTTTACTGGCATGATCTTATCTTCCTTTGATGGTGGACATATTGATGATTGTATATCTATTTTCGAGTACATGAAGCAAAAATGTGCGCCAAATATAGGAACCATAAACACCATGCTTAAAGTTTTTGGTCGAAATGATATGTTTTCTAAAGCTAAAGATTTATATgaagaaataaagagaaaagcTGATCATTCCTCCCAGAGTAGTGCTGTTTCTTCTATAGTCCCAGATCAATATACGTATGACTCAATGCTTCAGGCAGCTGCGAGTGCACAGCAGTGGGAATATTTTGAGAATGTATACAGGGAAATGGCTCTATCGGGATACCGGCTTGATCAGAGTAAGCATGCAATGCTACTTGTGGAAGCATCAAGAGCTGGGAAG TGGTATCTTTTAGATCATGCATTTGACACAATCTTGGAAGCTGGACAGATTCCCCATCCACTGTTGTTCACAGAACTGATATTGCAACTTACAACTCAAGATAACTATGAGCAGGCTGTCACCTTAGTTAGGACCATGAGTTATGCTCCATTTCAAGTAAGTGAAAGGCAATGGACAGAAGTTTTTGAAGGTAACACGGACAGAATTTGTTGGAATAACTTGAAAAAACTGTCGGATGCTCTTAGCGACTGTGATGCATCAGAAGCCACAGTTTCGAACCTGTCAAGGTCACTGCAACCTCTTTGCAAACGTGGCATACCAGAAAACACCTCCCAGTCTATAGTCAGTGACCATGATACAACGGATGGACTACAACTTCCTGGATCTGAAAACATGGAGAATATGAAGCTTCACCTAGATCACGTCACTGATTGTTGTGAAGGGTCATTGGATATAATTCCTGTTAATCATGCAAGCTTGAACTGTGATTCAAAGATGCCCCCTTGGTCACTGAGTCTTTCTGATGGTGTTTTAGAAACTGGGAAGTTTTCAGATCGGTCCAACAATGAGCGCTCAACTTTTGATTTGCGTGATGACAGCGAAGATGATGAGGAAGAACTTAGCATGTTACTTGATGGATTTGATGATCCTTATGATTCAAACTTACCTTCTGTCGATGAAATACTGAAAACCTGGAAAGAGGAGAGGAAAAACGATGGGTTATATCTCCACCCTTAA